In Bacillus weihaiensis, the genomic stretch AGGTGAAGATGGAGAGCTTGCTCCAATCGAAACAGAAGAAGAATGGGATCTTATTGAAGAAATGTTAAATACATTCCTTGACGAAGAAGAGGAAGAGTAAGAGTAAGAAAGAGAAGCAAAGGAGGACTTACCTCTTTTGCTTTTTTATTGTTTAAAGGAAGGAAGGTGTTTTTTCGCTTCTAAGCAAGCTTTACTGAAAAATTTGATGCGAATAGCCATAATGAGTAGCAGGACTAGAGTTAGTGTATAAACCTTCTTAAAAGATTTAAAAGCACAGTAAAGATCTTTTAGAAAAATGGAACTAATTTCTCCTTCCCGATATGAAAAGAATTGAAAAAATTGCCGAATCATTTAGAACATTGTAGTATAATAGTTGGGATGAGAGGAGGATATATATGAAAGAAGATTCAAAGAAGGATTCTTTTCGTAAAAAACTTCTAGAGAAACAAAGTGAGGCAAAGGTTGTCCGGAAAATTGTATTGACCGTTTTTATTCTTTTAGTCATCGCTTTTTCAGGATTAATTGGGGGCGGTTATTTATATATAAAATCTGCTTTACAGCCTGTAGATCCAGCAGATCAAAAAACAGTTAATGTCACGATTCCAATTGGATCATCGGTATCAATGATTGCGAAAATTTTAGAAGAAAATCAACTCATAAAAGATGATCGTATCTTTAAATATTACATCAAATTCAAAAATGAATCTGATTTTCAAGCTGGTGATTATGAGCTGAAAAAATCAATGACATTTGACGACATTATTTTAAGTCTGAAAAAGGGAAAGGTAATGGAAGAAGTAGCTTTACAAATAACCATACCTGAAGGTCGTCAATTGAAAGAAATATCATCTATTATTGCAAACAACACAACCTACGATGAGGAAGATATCTTTAAAAAACTTACTGACAAGACATTTATTGACGCGATGAGGGATAAGTATCCGGACCTTCTTACTAATGATTTGTTTAGTGAAAAAGTAAAGTATGCTCTTGAGGGGTATTTATTTCCAGCAACGTATCCTTACTATACGGAAAATCCTACAATAGAGGAAATAGTAGAACCAATGATAGGTAAAATGCATGAGGTTGTCACAAAATATTACGCTCAAATTCAAGAAAAAGACATGACTATACACGAGTTTGTGACTATGTCCTCATTAATTGAAGAAGAAGCAACAGCAAAAGCGGATCGAGAAAAAATATCAAGTGTATTTTATAATCGATTAGATAAAGACATGATGCTTCAAACAGATCCAACTGTCTTATACGCTTTAGGTGAGCATAAAGATCGTGTTCTTTATGCAGATTTAGAGGTTGAATCTCCTTATAATACCTATAAAGTGACTGGCCTTCCGCCTGGACCTATCGCGAATGCAGGTGAAATGTCCATGGTAGCAGCTCTAAATCCAGAAGAGACAGATTACTTATACTTCCTTGCAACGAAGGAAGGACAAGTTATCTTTACGAAAACGTTAGATGAACATAATAAAGAGAAAAACACACATATTACAAATCAGTAATTAATTTCTTGCTGTCGTTAACTAGGAGGGAGGGTGAATTTAATATTCGCATTCCCTTTCTTGTTGTGGTAAAATATATCGAGTTGTTATAGAATGACTAGATTTGATAAAAGACGACAAAAGAGTTCTCATTTTTTGGGGCTCTTCTTTTTAGGTAGATATGGACTCTTTATTATATATGTTTTCATTACTATAGTTTGTTTTTGACGATTAATAAGTAAGAATGACACACTAAATCGAGATAAAAATAGAGAAAGATCTGTAAGATGTTTGCGAATTGGGAGGGCAATCATGTTAAGTGAAGATGTACTAACGTATATAGAGAACCTAATTCCTGATAGGCCTCCGTATGTTACAAAAATAGAAGAATATGCCTTAATGAACAGTGTTCCAATTATGGAAAAACCAGGTATTGAGGTGTTGCTTTTATTATTAAAAATGCAACAACCAAAGAAAATCTTTGAAATTGGGACTGCCATCGGTTATTCAGCAATACGAATGGCGTTAGCATTACCTGAGACTGAGATAGTGACAATTGAGTTAGATGAAGAACGCTATAATCAAGCTAAGATCCACGTGAAAGATATGGGGCTTGATCATCAAATAAAACTATATCTCGGTGATGCATTACTACTTTCTGAGAAGATAAAGCAGCATGGGGAATTCGATGCTTTTTTTATAGATGCGACAAAAGCAAAGTATACAAAGTTCTTTGAACTATATGAACCCATTCTTTCGGAGAATGGTGTTATCTACACGGATAATGTGCTTTTTAAAGGCACAGTAGCAAGGGATCGATCATTACTAAAAACAAGAAGACAACGTACGCTTGTAAGAAAGCTCGATGAATACAATAAAATGTTATTTACAAAAGAAGGCTACGAAACAACAATGATCCCTGTAGGTGATGGGATCGCAGTTACAAGAAGAATTGAAAGGGTTAGAGGTGTTTAAAAGTGAAGAAACCGGAATTATTGGTAACACCAAAAAAAGTTGACGAAATTGTTCCTCTTATTGATGCTGGAGCAGATGCATTTATCATTGGTGAGCAAAAGTTTGGTTTACGCCTAGCGGGGGATTTTTCTAGAGAAGAAGTAAAAGAAGCGATCGCTCTTGCGCATCAGCACGGAAAAAAAGTGTATGTAGCAATGAATGCTATTTTCCATAATGAATTAGTTGAAGAAATTGGAGAATATCTTACGTTTGCTTCGGAAGCGGGAGCAGATGCGGTTGTTTATGGTGATCCTGCTGTACTGATGATGGCTAAAGAATTTGCCCCATCTATGAAATTACATTGGAATACTGAAACCACTGCAACAAACTGGCATACGTGTAACTACTGGGGAAGAAAAGGATCTAAGCGTGCTGTCCTTGCTCGTGAACTGAGTATGGATGCAATTGTTGAAACAAAAGAACACGCAGAAGTAGAAATCGAAGTACAAGTACATGGGATGACTTGTATGTTCCAATCTAAACGCTCCTTATTAGGTAACTACTTTGAGTATCAAGGAAAAGCATTGAAAATTGAAAATCGAGATCAAGAAGAAGCGATGTTTTTATTTGATCCAGAACGTGATAATAAGTATCCAATCTTTGAGGATGCTAATGGAACCCATATTATGAGTCCTAATGATATGTGTATTATAGATGAGCTTGGTGAAATGATCGATGCAGGGATTGATAGTTTCAAGATTGATGGAATCCTACAAACTTCAGAGTACATTCTTGACGTAACTAAGAAATATCGTCTAGCCATTGATACGTACATTGCTGATCAAGATAAATACGAGGAAATAAAGGAAGGCTTGCTTTCTGAAATTGAAGAGCTACAAGCTAAAAACCGTCCGTTAGATACAGGATTCTTCTTCAAGGAAACCGTTTATTAATAGTAAAAACACACAATGTAAGGAAGTGAAAACAATGACTACAATCGCAGATAAAATATCAACAATAGTAGATGGGAAGCGAGTCATTACGAAAAAACCTGAATTGCTAGCACCAGCTGGAAACCTTGAAAAATTGAAAATTGCTGTACATTATGGGGCTGACGCTGTATTTATTGGTGGACAAGAATATGGTTTACGTTCTAATGCAGACAACTTTTCACA encodes the following:
- a CDS encoding O-methyltransferase translates to MLSEDVLTYIENLIPDRPPYVTKIEEYALMNSVPIMEKPGIEVLLLLLKMQQPKKIFEIGTAIGYSAIRMALALPETEIVTIELDEERYNQAKIHVKDMGLDHQIKLYLGDALLLSEKIKQHGEFDAFFIDATKAKYTKFFELYEPILSENGVIYTDNVLFKGTVARDRSLLKTRRQRTLVRKLDEYNKMLFTKEGYETTMIPVGDGIAVTRRIERVRGV
- a CDS encoding peptidase U32 family protein, yielding MKKPELLVTPKKVDEIVPLIDAGADAFIIGEQKFGLRLAGDFSREEVKEAIALAHQHGKKVYVAMNAIFHNELVEEIGEYLTFASEAGADAVVYGDPAVLMMAKEFAPSMKLHWNTETTATNWHTCNYWGRKGSKRAVLARELSMDAIVETKEHAEVEIEVQVHGMTCMFQSKRSLLGNYFEYQGKALKIENRDQEEAMFLFDPERDNKYPIFEDANGTHIMSPNDMCIIDELGEMIDAGIDSFKIDGILQTSEYILDVTKKYRLAIDTYIADQDKYEEIKEGLLSEIEELQAKNRPLDTGFFFKETVY
- the mltG gene encoding endolytic transglycosylase MltG is translated as MKEDSKKDSFRKKLLEKQSEAKVVRKIVLTVFILLVIAFSGLIGGGYLYIKSALQPVDPADQKTVNVTIPIGSSVSMIAKILEENQLIKDDRIFKYYIKFKNESDFQAGDYELKKSMTFDDIILSLKKGKVMEEVALQITIPEGRQLKEISSIIANNTTYDEEDIFKKLTDKTFIDAMRDKYPDLLTNDLFSEKVKYALEGYLFPATYPYYTENPTIEEIVEPMIGKMHEVVTKYYAQIQEKDMTIHEFVTMSSLIEEEATAKADREKISSVFYNRLDKDMMLQTDPTVLYALGEHKDRVLYADLEVESPYNTYKVTGLPPGPIANAGEMSMVAALNPEETDYLYFLATKEGQVIFTKTLDEHNKEKNTHITNQ